ACTGTAAAACAAtgcatattatatattgttgtcAGAAATTGTAGCAAAAGAAATATACATCacccaaaaatcaaaacatgtagTTAAAAGTCTAAACTGCAATAATTAATACAAGTTCTATATAAGTTTctgattaattaaaatataaaatgaaatcaacttttcaaaatatagaattcttaattctaaaaaaatcagattaaaaaaaataaaaaacaatattcaaaatttaaaataaaagaaacatcaAAAGATAgattaaagagagagaaaattacaTGTTACAATATACGGTgataaactttattttatttttaaattaaaggcCCCAATAGTCATTTATAAACAAAAAGTATTTGaatagtaattaatatttatcttgggaaataataaaataatcaaaataagaatCAACTAATTAGGAGAATATCAAGGGAAAGATTTATCTTGTCAATTATAAATTagtatatttatgaaaaatatattttgagagtaaCGTGAGGGTGGGGTGTGGGTTGACATGTGATAAGttaaaaaattccttaaaaggtgtaatagataattacaaattgattctttctcattaatattatttctctcacctattaattatataacatcaaaataatatataatatataattaattaatttataaattaaaactaatgTGTTAATACTTGTAATTAAAATGctataagtagtaatataaaaaaagtagatCTAAAAGTTGTAATATTAACTCTTAAATAAATGTGTGGTGTGATTTTTCCTtgaataattacaaacataattAAGGAAactcatagaaaataaaacttctaacgtgattatacatgtataaataatctaatatcttaactttctaataataaaaaaatcattatttctaaaaatattttttttatcatactatACTATTTACCCctccaaaagaaaataatcaataaaacttaatattattataataaaaaatcactccattatgaataaaattactttcaaatagctaaataaaatagtaataattttgaGACATATGACAAAACCATGAAGACCAATAATAAGTGAAAACGTAAAATTTCgctatgtatttttaaaagaaatgttacGTAATATATAATCACCTTCAAAATGTTGTCGAATAGTAAAGATGTGATACTACaatttattatttgagttaCTCTCAATCTTCTTATctttatagattaaaaaaattattaagtatcattcatttattcaagaattataaaggtcaacaatgttaactaaagattttaacacataatttgtgTAAGATCTATTAGGTGTGCCCCAGGCGTTGGGCGTGCTTAAGGCGTATAATCGGACGCTTAGGGAGTAAGTCTTATAGAACTAAGTCCCACACTTGAGTCTTGGGACATTTTTCTAGAGCCTCAAGGTGAGTCCCGACAGAGTCTTTTAAAACACTGCTTCAAATCTTGTATAGGGGTGTatcttttttattgtttgatCAAATTAAACTGAAATAGATTCATTTAGCTATTTttcacaataattaaaatttgacgtgtgaataaaatcaaaataaattaagtgtGTTTGATGTTTTATCATTTAACTAATGTCATTtagtatataataaataatattcttGTTATATGAATTGTCCTAGGTTATTTCAATCAGATGGAACTTGTCACTCTTGACCTCCACGGCCCAAATTGAATTGTCCAACTTAGAACTATCACAATCCAAATTGAATTATGTATTAAAGTCCATTAAGAAAACTCCATTTTAATTCTACTCTAATCATTAGCTCAAATATTTTAGATCCAATTAGAATTGGACCTGTTACAGGCAATGTATAGTTCAAACTCTGCATTATTAGctcacaaaatcacaaaatataacAAGATGTTTCTTATACGCCACTCAATTCATGTTACAAAATAAAAGGGGATCTCAAAAGAAAATGTTACTCattaaataacttttctttttcacttccactactaaattattctttttttttgttctccTAATTGAACTAGAAAAGCTTATTGGACTTTCCTGGTGTTacaattgtatatatgtatatctcttttgagaaattgttagaaattaagatataattaataatGTATCCATAAGGAGCAAAAGAGTGCAATTGTACTGGTATAATAAGTTAGAGAAACTACACTCAAAACTTGAGTTCGAATCtagctatatttttttttctcagcTCATATTTGAGCTAAGGTAATATTGGGGCACTTGAAGTATTCTGAGTTTGTCTATCTTAGGTGCTCTTAGTTAAAGTGTGTGACcttctcatctaaaagcttaaactATCAGAGAAAACacaattttattagttaattatattttcaatactCTTTACACACATGTTGTGGCATTTGCATTAACGATTTTATGAATCTCTTATACTCAACTAGATCAATAGATTTATGCAAATAAAGTTTATGTACACATACTATAAAAAGTACTCTTTCTAATGAGTTGTTAGATGtgtattgtttttatttttatcaaaacaaGAAGCAAGGAAAATTTGGGACTCGGTGATTTAAGAATGAAGATTACAACGAAAACCAAATAGAATTGTGTAACTAGTCACTCCTTACTTTTATGGCCCAAACTGAATTGTCCAACTTAGAACTAAATCCAAAATACAATTGTGTGTGGAAGTCCAATAAAAAACTCCATGTTATATTCTAAATCGTTAGCTCCAATATTTTATTGGGATAGTTTTAAATATacacaataaaataattagtttacaaCAAAATATAGCcatgttttatttgttgaaatGTGTAATCATAAcatttaaaagtttaagttgttaGATAGAatacacttttattatttaattatacttTTAACATGCCCCCTCACATGCTACCTGATTTTTTTCATGGGTCAAGCACatgaaaattcttttttgatATGGGTGGCGGTAAAATTCGATTTCAAGACCTCTGTCTTCTCTGATActatgttgaagtgtgtgagtATACACTTAAGATTGACAAAGGTCATAGAAAGTATATACTgactatacattatgatacactcaaaaaaactaaatataacataactatacatgaagtatacattacaataaaaaaaaataaaaaatacatgaaGTATACATTGACTATTCAATCTCAATTAACTCGAAATCACCTCGAAAAGAGTcctaaattttagatatgaaatctTTTTCATGATTCGAGTtctttgatatataattttctcgAAACAATTCGCTTTTGCAGTACGTCAAATttcaaagcaaaagaaaaaacagtGAAGatgtatttttcataaatatttagGTAACTTTTTTCGCTTTGGTTGTTCTCATCTAACAGATTGTCACAAGTCACAACTATTTCCAAATTAGACACAACATAGACTGATACATATTGTTGTAGATCACATTAACCTAATAACAGTTAACAAAATTGCAACTTACTGAAAGAGTCAAAAGTAAATCTCATTAAAACAAACAGacattcatatttttatttgataagcCAAACTGAAAACACAGAAACATACTCAAAGGCTTCAATACAAACAAACTAAAGCCACAAATCCAACATCActcttaattattattagttaCAACCAGAGGCACAGCATGAAGTTTCTGTTGCTTTGGTTATGCATTTAACATTGCCAGTTTCATCAACTATGCAAATGCAACCTTCTCCACATTCAGCTATAACTTCCCCTGCTTTGCTAATTTTACAAGTATATCCTGCATCTGTCTTGCACTTCACCTTGCAACCATCTGACCCTTCTAGTGCTTTCTGTGCCTCTGGATCAGATTCTTCCCTTTTTTAACAAATTACAAATGTGTAAATgaatcaatttttatactatatggtttaacactacaacaaaaacaacttttagcgacaataaatagacacattaataaagagtgttaaagtctttaccggcagacatcagttaagtgtcattagatccagtgtcgctaaaggctttagggacatacACAGAGTGATAATTGCCGTTAAAAATACATATTGAGTGGCAATTAAGCTATTGCTGTTAATTAATTACcgctaaaaatcatttttgatgtgTAAATTGACATACATAATAACATGTAATGACTATTCGTATCATGCTTGATATGATAACCTGGAAAATAGAGTGCGAACTGACATATAATATGTGTGTGATTGTGTATAATCAAtgtataatatgtgtatatTCACTATATAATTGTTTGAGTATAATGAAATTTTAGAGTGCATACAGGCGGGTACAAGTGATGCCGCTGGAACATTGGCAAAAGGGCTTGCCAGCCTTGGAACTCTCTGTTTCAGTGACAGAGCAAGACCATCCTTCTGCACACTTGCACTCTACTTTCCCATCTTCCACTCTTTCACAACATCTACATAGGGGTAGGAAAAGGAGGTTACGAGGTGGGAAATCGAAATCCTTATAAACAAGGTCATAGTTCAAAGTTCAGATAGTCAACAAACTGAGCTGTTAAGATTTCATCTTCGTATATActcctttttcaaaattttcagatCAATATAAATATCAGATGGAAATTAGAATCTATTTGTTAACCTGAGTGATTGCTGGCTTGAGCTAAAAGCCTCCATTCTTGTctgtaaattaattatttttcgtcTTGCTAATTATCCTGAAATTTGTTACTACAAGTCATGACTCATATATATCTGATTAGCTGCTTTATAGATGTGGCtactaattatttctttacatttagATATTTGAAATTGCTTGTCATTTTCTCTTATCTAGAATATTCCTAGCTACCATGATTCAGATGGTCACTAGAACATATGtcctatattatattatgtatatagaaaataatattgcaaATATATAGGTTAAAAGcgacttttcaaaaatatgtacCAAAGTTTCAAACACCACAAAGTTTTTAGCTTTTTTACCACCTATAGGCAGTGGCGGAGTCAGAATTTTTGataaggggttcaaaatctgaagaaatagacacacgaagtagtcgaagggggttcaacatctactatatatacctaaaaaattattttaaccatgtaaatataatataattttttactgAAGGGAATTCGGATGAACCCCTAATGATAAGGTGGATCCGCCACTGCCTATAGGCTCTTGAGCCAAGCCTTATTTTGACATTACAATTTAGATTTTAGGCAGTCAGAAATCAAgttgatttgaagttgaaattttatttgaatatctaattttaaattttttaagttgtattattatttttataaacatgaACTTCCCAttatttagaaaattatttgTCAATTCTTATTACAATCTTACTAAATGACCAAATCATAGTTTATAAGCAAGGTATCCAAAATATTCTAAATTCTAATGTATCGCAATTATAAATGCATATCTCTATGTCCCTTTCAATAATAAGTATTTGCGCTTAAATACCATTACATATTTTAAAACACATAATTTTGCCAAAGATCCATTGGTAAATAATACTCATAGTCATTAAtaattattctttaatataatcttttCAGGTCGAGCATGCATCTCTTAttgcaaaattaaaataattattttttctcttttgtaaaatataaacttatgtgtaattttatatatatatatatatatatatatatatatattttaaaactacaactagaaatttaaaattctattttttttttgatgaatttgtaatttgaaattatGCAAATTTTGAACGTCTGCGTATTCAAAAGATGCGATCGTATAAATTCCTGGTCCACAACAAAGTTGTTTCGTGTGATAATTGcgtaaaaatatgaaaaactacTGGATATAATGCCAGCTGTTAATATTTTCCCCATATTAGTACTATTAATTAATacattcaaaaaattaattactaatatttttctaGGATGGTGTAGCCTACCTGTTGATTGAGAAAAGGATGTTaataaaacaattaacaataGAAATCACTTTTAGCTGGTAAGGTAGCTATGTATTAATAGTTGATCAAGTCGAACACTCTTaatcaaaaattatattagaaaattatataaaaataaatttaaatattattattattattattattaataataataataataataataataataatcttgagCTCCATTGAGACGAAATCCTATCTCTGGTCCCTTTTCCTCCTATTATTTAAGCAACGATAGACAGTAATATATTTGAGTGATTATAAATTATCTTATCAATAATATTTATCGATTATTTATAATCAACTAATCCAAACCAGCTcaaattttctttcttgttgTTTTCACTTTTCACCGTTCAATTTACAAATAGAGCCCCATCTTGTGATTATTCTAATTCTCTATCTTGTCTTTTACCAATCATTATGACCACTTTTGTGGAAAAAAAAGCCACTATATGTGGTCAAGAATTTCAGGAATTTCTTAGACACCAAAAGTGCTCTTTATTTGAACCTTTATTTATATGACCATTATTGATGAAATTGTATACTTTAAGAAAATGAAACAATTAAAAGATAAGGGTCattattaaatttgaaacaTTAAAGTTTGATATAAATTCTACGGTTTTTCAATAAATGTAGCCATTagaatttgttaaatatttgactaacattgaaagtacttattttttataaacttAAATGAACAAAATTGCtgaaaaatagatttaagaaACCAGTTTGCACCTACCTGAAATATAAGGGACCATTTttattactatattttattttaaggctTTATATATACCGCGtctactttttttcttttaataatatacaatatatatgcATCAGCTGACttatttcctattttatttttatttatatattacacATGACTTGTGAGACATCATTTAATTGCTATTTTCAACAGGCTGGAATGTCCTTAATGTTATGAATCAGCCCAAGCCCAATAATGATACCAACAAAGGCATCACACAAATAGATATTGGGCTAAGTAGGTCCAATAAAATCAATAAGGTCAGGCCTTCACAAGGGATAATTTTAGATCTAGATTGAAGATGTCGTTTGTTGTCGTTAAATAGAATAAGTCATCGCTATCAAAGGTTATCATGAATTACGTGCAAAGGCATTTATGTGTTTCTCATCCCCACCTGAGTCTAAGTTTCTCATTTCCCTTCTACAATGTTTATCAATCCCTAGTTCTTACATCTACATTTTTGTTTGGGCTTTTGCTATTTGAGTTATTGTATTTAGTTTCTGGATTTGTAATTGAACTCTAATCTTATTTTATAGTCGAGAAGTTGGTTAATGTTACATTATATTTGAGTTCATTACACTTAACCTTATCGAAGCCCAAAATACATTGATATCCTATATGATGTCTTGAATATTACTTGTGTATATACTGTCCAAAAGGCTGAAAgcccaaaataaataaaatgacaaaaggCAGATTGAGGTCTAAAATAGATATCTCTATCAAGAAAATAGTTAAAAACTTACAACTAACTAATGCTTTCTGTTTATATGACTAAAGTGTGAGATTAAGCATaagatattaattatatattagtaGAGAAGAAAATACTAATTATAGTTGAAAATTAAGCTAAGACGGAAAACGTAACAGCAAAGTTTAAAATGTAGACATTgcacttacataaatatactatattaaaaaatatttaccatttatagcaatgttttttttttcacttgatcacttttaatacatacatttataatacagttttaatatatattacaaagaacaatttattattcacatataatacaagttttattgatggataatacatttatcacacattttaatacacttataatataaTGTGTCTATTTCTTACTAAGCAAgcatgacatatttaaaaaatagttataatacatatattttacatacataattcacttttaatacatattacaaatttaatataatattgctatgtattattataaatgacaataaataaaaagtattgctaaaatcaataattatttattaaaatgtaTCCATCCAAGTGATATATATTGTACCAATTATGGGAACACCCACAACTGATACCAGGCCCATAATACAATGGAGTCCAAACTTTCTAACTCAAAATAGTCTTTAAACCCTTTATAAAATGGGCAAATTACACATTAGACcatttgacaaaaataattaattatatcatctagccaaatatatattgattgtgcgttttttttttttttttttataattgtatattatacttataatatacatatgtttattattattttaggtTACAACTATACAATATAAAATCGTTTTATAAAAAAAGGATTTCTACACTAACGATATTTAGtgtcccattttaaaaaaatgaccataattttatcttttacgAAATTTAGCTAGTAAAATCATGGCGTAATTTGTGTATAATTAGTTTGTGTACCGTAAACATTGATTATTA
This genomic stretch from Solanum stenotomum isolate F172 chromosome 10, ASM1918654v1, whole genome shotgun sequence harbors:
- the LOC125878400 gene encoding uncharacterized protein LOC125878400 gives rise to the protein MEAFSSSQQSLRCCERVEDGKVECKCAEGWSCSVTETESSKAGKPFCQCSSGITCTRLEESDPEAQKALEGSDGCKVKCKTDAGYTCKISKAGEVIAECGEGCICIVDETGNVKCITKATETSCCASGCN